In Chaetodon trifascialis isolate fChaTrf1 chromosome 2, fChaTrf1.hap1, whole genome shotgun sequence, one DNA window encodes the following:
- the LOC139337824 gene encoding calmodulin-regulated spectrin-associated protein 3-like isoform X1 — protein MSSVQRGAAMVDSPSAMKKTFSVPEIKPLDQYDLNRAKICASVRWLLSKSYGSAENVPVELREPLYKDQYEQEHLKPSVSKLLLSPEIYCRAQALLAQAHGASLPASQGSPADNSALLQFLIKKGFTPKVQDADVTEEDLRYVPIKTKAHLALIDALMTLAAKETVGRVKMAAEAEQMGVGAPWENALLFWVNRLNQKLREITEDEEPPKSQTCTDLQPAQDASQSTRWYWKLVPHAIAFCLKESGNKPPVIRYRKDKVQSKLTPTFPLVYAVKDLSNGCAIAAVLHFYCSSLLPLEDVCLKDTMSVADSLYNLQLIKEFCESSLQSCCPLAVEDLLYAPPALHLNIMSFIAELLEWFEVKKAEFVEPIQPIDLTDVSGLLDCTSPVSGNNNSGSPSFIFKQPFVPISSPVSSENKSWTKKQISRPLSAVTFSIPFGLDSDVDIVMGNPIDSVFRSVSTDSLTTGIPAMTSPVASAGMTHVSYSPPEDFSHLVSASAPSKRSSWGPYAHTTPLGELPTIEEALQVVHTPGNKDRRKGRTAEKGGKGVLGGRPEPRLRPEGAPAGFFLHSPEEDNPQLSSSAPCRSGVLYQPVGGEVGDNKRQGRGERKERSGRTSDMSRDDDSVLRDGSVDSSDASDDTPRNAPGNIRPSSGRQENHSTSNSPRLTSFAERRDSRRRHPAAPGEDSALTPTTPGTPHTPSTPAGALGRQDSPGPRGPEPGSEAWELGARLEEKRKSIEAQKRRIEAIFAKHRQRLGKTAFLQLKREQGEGGGEGAEEDNLTLEERLTHMEEQLKQEEEKEKEKEKDGEKEREKPSVSNPPRLEKQVTFSIESKKGAEKEKGAEKEKGGETVIVEYNEVVQKLSEALQSLQKDMQKLTEQQQQLMSNQRPRNTPKTAPKSAPRGNTKTQPKTPPHTPTKTPPRTPTKTPTKGTSKAWVIPPANPPSASSPSRRSQVLTSPKSIISSSCPAPRTKIHSSSTPRSPKHHPRHQHQPHPRPSELKFPPLNRVLTPTQNVDTLPHLRRVSPSKCQVQTSSSFRIGGPRTPQESPQPIQQPQPDECMSDTGSSETPTQFSLELEQEEVEAVGGLPVLQQPRQDRPMAAGGSSSGAPSECSFESDTMSFSAAYSAGGEGGRGGGAGKPCSLIEVSLSSLGGPDGGSDEPTDEGQEFSSDSMSDHTESAVEPARRPAAEPLDPIEQLDLATGAGNMSEQEESNGEHPRQTETLEPSGEQNELGTRGGIKFFFTEEVHSEGEMAQRRAVLLEKQQKRTEELKKRRQWHEQERENRPDKRVASPSGTPPAGTTSPSPTPPATPARRGDFTRGEYALRQQLRLMDDLDKMFRQKSTNHGRSSTKKTRSRPRSMTREETQLSLSPAKGKTGSKLTKVYSHSSLNLAATDEPGNKCTDPTKKPSSRPGSPAGGVPPSRLANQNGDKEWETGSNGTSPAPEYTGPKLFKEPSFKSNKFIIHNALSRCCLAGKVNETQKNKIVEEMEKSPANHFLILFRDSSCQFRGVYTMNSDSQELVRLAGVGPRAISSTQVESIYKYSSDRKQFSAIPSKTVGMSVDAFTIPSHLWHGGGAAAGGGSRRASITKKAVISK, from the exons TGCCAGCGTCGCAGGGCTCTCCGGCCGACAACTCTGCCCTGCTGCAGTTCCTCATTAAGAAAGGTTTCACGCCAAAGGTCCAGGATGCAGACGTCACCGAGGAGGACCTCAGATACGTCCCCATCAAGACG AAAGCCCACCTGGCCCTGATCGACGCCCTGATGACACTGGCTGCCAAAGAGACGGTGGGCAGGGTGAAGATGGCGGCGGAGGCGGAGCAGATGGGTGTCGGGGCTCCGTGGGAGAACGCTCTGCTCTTCTGGGTCAACAGG CTGAACCAGAAGTTGAGAGAAATCACAGAAGACGAGGAGCCCCCAAAGTCGCAGACATGTAcagacctgcagcctgctcaGGATGCG TCTCAATCCACCCGCTGGTACTGGAAACTAGTCCCC CATGCTATCGCTTTTTGTTTGAAGGAGTCGGGGAATAAGCCGCCAGTG ATTCGCTATAGGAAGGACAAAGTGCAGTCTAAGCTGACTCCTACTTTCCCTCTGGTTTATGCGGTCAAAGATCTGTCTAATGGCTGCGCTatagctgctgtgctgcacttCTACTGCTCCAGCTTGCTGCCTCTGGAGg ATGTGTGTCTGAAGGACACCATGTCCGTGGCTGACAGTCTCTACAACCTGCAGCTGATTAAAGAGTTCTGTGAGAGCAGTTTGCAGAGCTGCTGCCCCCTGGCTGTGGAGGACCTGCTCTACGCTCCACCGGCTCTGCAT CTGAACATCATGAGCTTCATAGCTGAACTGCTGGAGTGGTTTGAGGTTAAGAAGGCTGAATTTGTTGAGCCCATACAACCCATCGACCTCACAG ATGTCTCAGGGTTACTAGATTGTACAAGTCCCGTGAGCGGGAACAACAACAG tgggTCTCCTTCCTTCAtcttcaaacagccctttgtgCCCATCTCCTCACCTGTGTCATCAG aaaacaaaagttggacaaagaaacaaatcag TCGTCCTCTGTCAGCAGTGACTTTCAGCATCCCATTTGGGCTGGACAGTGATGTTGACATTGTCATGGGAAACCCAATAGATTCTGTCTTTCGCTCTGTCAGCACTGACAGCCTCACCACCGGCATCCCTGCAATGACTTCACCAGTGGCATCAGCAGGGATGACTCATGTCTCGTACAGCCCTCCAGAGGACTTCAGCCACCTGGTCAGCGCTTCTGCACCATCGAAGCGCTCATCCTGGGGCCcttatgcacacacaacacCACTGGGAGAGCTGCCGACCATCGAGGAGGCGCTGCAGGTGGTTCACACTCCTGGCAACAAAGATCGGCGGAAGggaaggacagcagagaaaggaggaaaaggagtgTTGGGAGGAAGACCAGAACCCAGGTTACGTCCCGAAGGAGCCCCTGCTGGATTCTTCCTACACTCCCCAGAGGAGGATAATCCCCAGCTCAGTAGCTCTGCTCCCTGTCGCTCTGGAGTCCTCTACCAGCCTGTTGGAGGAGAAGTGGGTGATAATAAAAGGCAaggaaggggagagaggaaggagagatcAGGACGCACCTCTGATATGTCGCGTGATGATGACTCTGTTCTACGAGATGGCAGCGTTGACTCCTCTGACGCATCGGATGATACCCCGAGAAATGCCCCTGGTAATATTCGACCCAGCAGCGGTCGCCAGGAAAACCATAGCACCAGTAACAGTCCACGCCTGACAAGCTTTGCTGAGCGACgagacagcagaagaagacatcctGCTGCTCCGGGGGAGGACTCTGCTCTGACCCCAACAACCCCAGGCACTCCACATACACCCTCCACCCCAGCAGGGGCACTTGGTCGCCAGGACAGCCCAGGACCCAGAGGCCCGGAACCGGGCTCCGAGGCCTGGGAGCTGGGGGCTCGTCTGGAAGAAAAACGCAAAAGCATTGAAGCCCAAAAAAGACGTATTGAAGCAATCTTCGCTAAGCACAGACAGCGGCTTGGAAAAACTGCTTTCCTTCAGCTGAAAAGAGagcaaggagagggaggaggggagggagcagaggaggataATCTTACCCTGGAGGAGCGTCTCACACATATGGAGGAGCaactgaaacaggaagaggagaaggaaaaggagaaagaaaaagatggagagaaggagagagaaaagccaTCTGTTTCCAATCCTCCTCGGTTAGAGAAGCAGGTCACATTCTCTATCGAAAGTAAGAAAggggcagagaaagaaaaaggagcagagaaagagaaaggaggtgAAACTGTCATAGTGGAGTACAATGAAGTCGTGCAAAAGCTGAGTGAAGCTCTGCAGTCACTACAGAAGGACATGCAGAAACTCACcgaacagcaacaacagctcaTGAGCAACCAAAGACCGAGAAATACACCCAAAACTGCTCCAAAATCAGCCCCTAGAGGTAATACCAAAACACAACCCAAAACTCCTCCTCACACCCCGACAAAGACACCACCAAGAACCCCGACAAAGACTCCCACGAAGGGTACCAGCAAAGCTTGGGTGATTCCTCCTGCCAAccccccctctgcctcctcgCCGTCACGGCGTTCACAAGTTCTTACCTCCCCCAAATCTATAATCTCTTCCTCCTGCCCAGCTCCTCGCACTAAGAtccactcctcctccactccccgCAGTCCAAAGCACCACCCACGTCACCAACATCAGCCTCACCCACGGCCTTCCGAACTCAAGTTCCCCCCACTCAACCGCGTCTTGACACCAACCCAGAATGTGGACACCCTCCCCCACTTGCGGCGTGTATCCCCCAGCAAGTGTCAGGTTCAGACCTCTTCTTCCTTCCGAATCGGTGGTCCTCGGACTCCTCAAGAGTCTCCTCAGCCTATCCAGCAACCGCAGCCTGATGAGTGCATGTCAGACACAGGCTCAAGCGAGACACCAACTCAGTTCAGCCTGGAACTGGAacaagaggaggtggaggctgtcGGAGGGCTGCCGGTCTTGCAACAGCCAAGACAAGATCGTCCTATGGCAGCAGGTGGTAGCAGCTCTGGAGCTCCGTCTGAGTGCTCGTTTGAGAGTGACACTATGTCCTTTTCTGCTGCGTACAGCGCAGGAGGTGAAGGCgggagaggtggaggtgcaGGGAAGCCCTGCAGCCTGATTGAGGTCTCACTGTCATCTCTTGGAGGTCCAGATGGGGGCAGTGATGAACCAACTGATGAAGGGCAGGAGTTCTCCTCTGATTCTATGAGCGACCACACAGAATCTGCTGTGGAGCCTGCTAGAAGACCAGCTGCAGAGCCCCTGGACCCCATAGAACAGCTGGATCTGGCCACAGGAGCTGGCAACATGTCAGAACAAGAGGAATCCAATGGAGAACACCCAAGACAGACGGAAACATTGGAACCAAGTGGAGAACAGAACGAGCTGGGCACGAGAGGAGGAATTAAATTCTTCTTTACG GAGGAGGTacacagtgagggagagatGGCCCAGCGTAGAGCTGTCCTgttggaaaaacagcagaagagaactgaggagctgaagaaaaggagacagTGGCATgaacaagaaagagaaaacag ACCAGACAAAAGAGTGGCATCTCCCTCCGGTACGCCTCCTGCAGGCACAACCTCACCTTCCCCCACACCTCCTGCCACACCTGCCCGCCGCGGAGATTTCACACGAGGGGAGTACGCACTGCGGCAACAACTCAGACTCATGGATGACTTGGACAAAATGTTTCGACAGAAATCAACCAATCACGGACGGTCTTCCACTAAGAAAACCCGCTCGCGGCCTCGCAGCATGACCAGGGAGGAGACACAGCTGTCTCTGAGTCCAGCCAAAGGAAAAACTG GCTCTAAATTGACCAAAGTCTACTCTCACTCCTCCCTCAATCTGGCAGCCACGGATGAGCCAGGAAACAAATGTACCGACCCCACAAAGAAGCCCAGCAG CCGTCCTGGTTCGCCTGCAGGAGGTGTGCCACCAAGTAGACTGGCAAATCAGAATGGAGATAAAGAATGGGAGACTGGTTCCAATGGTACCTCACCTGCCCCAGAATACACTG GTCCGAAGCTCTTcaaagaaccgagcttcaagTCCAACAAATTCATCATTCACAACGCTCTGTCTCGCTGCTGCCTTGCTGGAAAGGTCAAcgaaacacaaaaaaacaagatcGTTGAG gagatggagaagagtCCCGCCAACcacttcctcatcctcttccgTGATTCCAGCTGCCAGTTCAGGGGCGTTTACACCATGAACTCTGACTCCCAGGAACTTGTACGATTGGCTGGCGTGGGCCCGCGGGCAATTAGCTCCACCCAGGTGGAGTCCATCTACAAATACAGTTCAGACAGGAAGCAGTTCAGTGCCATCCCCTCTAAAACCGTGGGCATGAGTGTGGACGCCTTCACCATCCCCAGCCATCTTTggcatggaggaggagcagcagcgggaggaggaagcaggagagcAAGCATTACGAAGAAGGCAGTCATTTCCAAGTGA
- the LOC139337824 gene encoding calmodulin-regulated spectrin-associated protein 3-like isoform X2 codes for MSSVQRGAAMVDSPSAMKKTFSVPEIKPLDQYDLNRAKICASVRWLLSKSYGSAENVPVELREPLYKDQYEQEHLKPSVSKLLLSPEIYCRAQALLAQAHGASLPASQGSPADNSALLQFLIKKGFTPKVQDADVTEEDLRYVPIKTKAHLALIDALMTLAAKETVGRVKMAAEAEQMGVGAPWENALLFWVNRLNQKLREITEDEEPPKSQTCTDLQPAQDASQSTRWYWKLVPHAIAFCLKESGNKPPVIRYRKDKVQSKLTPTFPLVYAVKDLSNGCAIAAVLHFYCSSLLPLEDVCLKDTMSVADSLYNLQLIKEFCESSLQSCCPLAVEDLLYAPPALHLNIMSFIAELLEWFEVKKAEFVEPIQPIDLTDVSGLLDCTSPVSGNNNSGSPSFIFKQPFVPISSPVSSENKSWTKKQISTDSLTTGIPAMTSPVASAGMTHVSYSPPEDFSHLVSASAPSKRSSWGPYAHTTPLGELPTIEEALQVVHTPGNKDRRKGRTAEKGGKGVLGGRPEPRLRPEGAPAGFFLHSPEEDNPQLSSSAPCRSGVLYQPVGGEVGDNKRQGRGERKERSGRTSDMSRDDDSVLRDGSVDSSDASDDTPRNAPGNIRPSSGRQENHSTSNSPRLTSFAERRDSRRRHPAAPGEDSALTPTTPGTPHTPSTPAGALGRQDSPGPRGPEPGSEAWELGARLEEKRKSIEAQKRRIEAIFAKHRQRLGKTAFLQLKREQGEGGGEGAEEDNLTLEERLTHMEEQLKQEEEKEKEKEKDGEKEREKPSVSNPPRLEKQVTFSIESKKGAEKEKGAEKEKGGETVIVEYNEVVQKLSEALQSLQKDMQKLTEQQQQLMSNQRPRNTPKTAPKSAPRGNTKTQPKTPPHTPTKTPPRTPTKTPTKGTSKAWVIPPANPPSASSPSRRSQVLTSPKSIISSSCPAPRTKIHSSSTPRSPKHHPRHQHQPHPRPSELKFPPLNRVLTPTQNVDTLPHLRRVSPSKCQVQTSSSFRIGGPRTPQESPQPIQQPQPDECMSDTGSSETPTQFSLELEQEEVEAVGGLPVLQQPRQDRPMAAGGSSSGAPSECSFESDTMSFSAAYSAGGEGGRGGGAGKPCSLIEVSLSSLGGPDGGSDEPTDEGQEFSSDSMSDHTESAVEPARRPAAEPLDPIEQLDLATGAGNMSEQEESNGEHPRQTETLEPSGEQNELGTRGGIKFFFTEEVHSEGEMAQRRAVLLEKQQKRTEELKKRRQWHEQERENRPDKRVASPSGTPPAGTTSPSPTPPATPARRGDFTRGEYALRQQLRLMDDLDKMFRQKSTNHGRSSTKKTRSRPRSMTREETQLSLSPAKGKTGSKLTKVYSHSSLNLAATDEPGNKCTDPTKKPSSRPGSPAGGVPPSRLANQNGDKEWETGSNGTSPAPEYTGPKLFKEPSFKSNKFIIHNALSRCCLAGKVNETQKNKIVEEMEKSPANHFLILFRDSSCQFRGVYTMNSDSQELVRLAGVGPRAISSTQVESIYKYSSDRKQFSAIPSKTVGMSVDAFTIPSHLWHGGGAAAGGGSRRASITKKAVISK; via the exons TGCCAGCGTCGCAGGGCTCTCCGGCCGACAACTCTGCCCTGCTGCAGTTCCTCATTAAGAAAGGTTTCACGCCAAAGGTCCAGGATGCAGACGTCACCGAGGAGGACCTCAGATACGTCCCCATCAAGACG AAAGCCCACCTGGCCCTGATCGACGCCCTGATGACACTGGCTGCCAAAGAGACGGTGGGCAGGGTGAAGATGGCGGCGGAGGCGGAGCAGATGGGTGTCGGGGCTCCGTGGGAGAACGCTCTGCTCTTCTGGGTCAACAGG CTGAACCAGAAGTTGAGAGAAATCACAGAAGACGAGGAGCCCCCAAAGTCGCAGACATGTAcagacctgcagcctgctcaGGATGCG TCTCAATCCACCCGCTGGTACTGGAAACTAGTCCCC CATGCTATCGCTTTTTGTTTGAAGGAGTCGGGGAATAAGCCGCCAGTG ATTCGCTATAGGAAGGACAAAGTGCAGTCTAAGCTGACTCCTACTTTCCCTCTGGTTTATGCGGTCAAAGATCTGTCTAATGGCTGCGCTatagctgctgtgctgcacttCTACTGCTCCAGCTTGCTGCCTCTGGAGg ATGTGTGTCTGAAGGACACCATGTCCGTGGCTGACAGTCTCTACAACCTGCAGCTGATTAAAGAGTTCTGTGAGAGCAGTTTGCAGAGCTGCTGCCCCCTGGCTGTGGAGGACCTGCTCTACGCTCCACCGGCTCTGCAT CTGAACATCATGAGCTTCATAGCTGAACTGCTGGAGTGGTTTGAGGTTAAGAAGGCTGAATTTGTTGAGCCCATACAACCCATCGACCTCACAG ATGTCTCAGGGTTACTAGATTGTACAAGTCCCGTGAGCGGGAACAACAACAG tgggTCTCCTTCCTTCAtcttcaaacagccctttgtgCCCATCTCCTCACCTGTGTCATCAG aaaacaaaagttggacaaagaaacaaatcag CACTGACAGCCTCACCACCGGCATCCCTGCAATGACTTCACCAGTGGCATCAGCAGGGATGACTCATGTCTCGTACAGCCCTCCAGAGGACTTCAGCCACCTGGTCAGCGCTTCTGCACCATCGAAGCGCTCATCCTGGGGCCcttatgcacacacaacacCACTGGGAGAGCTGCCGACCATCGAGGAGGCGCTGCAGGTGGTTCACACTCCTGGCAACAAAGATCGGCGGAAGggaaggacagcagagaaaggaggaaaaggagtgTTGGGAGGAAGACCAGAACCCAGGTTACGTCCCGAAGGAGCCCCTGCTGGATTCTTCCTACACTCCCCAGAGGAGGATAATCCCCAGCTCAGTAGCTCTGCTCCCTGTCGCTCTGGAGTCCTCTACCAGCCTGTTGGAGGAGAAGTGGGTGATAATAAAAGGCAaggaaggggagagaggaaggagagatcAGGACGCACCTCTGATATGTCGCGTGATGATGACTCTGTTCTACGAGATGGCAGCGTTGACTCCTCTGACGCATCGGATGATACCCCGAGAAATGCCCCTGGTAATATTCGACCCAGCAGCGGTCGCCAGGAAAACCATAGCACCAGTAACAGTCCACGCCTGACAAGCTTTGCTGAGCGACgagacagcagaagaagacatcctGCTGCTCCGGGGGAGGACTCTGCTCTGACCCCAACAACCCCAGGCACTCCACATACACCCTCCACCCCAGCAGGGGCACTTGGTCGCCAGGACAGCCCAGGACCCAGAGGCCCGGAACCGGGCTCCGAGGCCTGGGAGCTGGGGGCTCGTCTGGAAGAAAAACGCAAAAGCATTGAAGCCCAAAAAAGACGTATTGAAGCAATCTTCGCTAAGCACAGACAGCGGCTTGGAAAAACTGCTTTCCTTCAGCTGAAAAGAGagcaaggagagggaggaggggagggagcagaggaggataATCTTACCCTGGAGGAGCGTCTCACACATATGGAGGAGCaactgaaacaggaagaggagaaggaaaaggagaaagaaaaagatggagagaaggagagagaaaagccaTCTGTTTCCAATCCTCCTCGGTTAGAGAAGCAGGTCACATTCTCTATCGAAAGTAAGAAAggggcagagaaagaaaaaggagcagagaaagagaaaggaggtgAAACTGTCATAGTGGAGTACAATGAAGTCGTGCAAAAGCTGAGTGAAGCTCTGCAGTCACTACAGAAGGACATGCAGAAACTCACcgaacagcaacaacagctcaTGAGCAACCAAAGACCGAGAAATACACCCAAAACTGCTCCAAAATCAGCCCCTAGAGGTAATACCAAAACACAACCCAAAACTCCTCCTCACACCCCGACAAAGACACCACCAAGAACCCCGACAAAGACTCCCACGAAGGGTACCAGCAAAGCTTGGGTGATTCCTCCTGCCAAccccccctctgcctcctcgCCGTCACGGCGTTCACAAGTTCTTACCTCCCCCAAATCTATAATCTCTTCCTCCTGCCCAGCTCCTCGCACTAAGAtccactcctcctccactccccgCAGTCCAAAGCACCACCCACGTCACCAACATCAGCCTCACCCACGGCCTTCCGAACTCAAGTTCCCCCCACTCAACCGCGTCTTGACACCAACCCAGAATGTGGACACCCTCCCCCACTTGCGGCGTGTATCCCCCAGCAAGTGTCAGGTTCAGACCTCTTCTTCCTTCCGAATCGGTGGTCCTCGGACTCCTCAAGAGTCTCCTCAGCCTATCCAGCAACCGCAGCCTGATGAGTGCATGTCAGACACAGGCTCAAGCGAGACACCAACTCAGTTCAGCCTGGAACTGGAacaagaggaggtggaggctgtcGGAGGGCTGCCGGTCTTGCAACAGCCAAGACAAGATCGTCCTATGGCAGCAGGTGGTAGCAGCTCTGGAGCTCCGTCTGAGTGCTCGTTTGAGAGTGACACTATGTCCTTTTCTGCTGCGTACAGCGCAGGAGGTGAAGGCgggagaggtggaggtgcaGGGAAGCCCTGCAGCCTGATTGAGGTCTCACTGTCATCTCTTGGAGGTCCAGATGGGGGCAGTGATGAACCAACTGATGAAGGGCAGGAGTTCTCCTCTGATTCTATGAGCGACCACACAGAATCTGCTGTGGAGCCTGCTAGAAGACCAGCTGCAGAGCCCCTGGACCCCATAGAACAGCTGGATCTGGCCACAGGAGCTGGCAACATGTCAGAACAAGAGGAATCCAATGGAGAACACCCAAGACAGACGGAAACATTGGAACCAAGTGGAGAACAGAACGAGCTGGGCACGAGAGGAGGAATTAAATTCTTCTTTACG GAGGAGGTacacagtgagggagagatGGCCCAGCGTAGAGCTGTCCTgttggaaaaacagcagaagagaactgaggagctgaagaaaaggagacagTGGCATgaacaagaaagagaaaacag ACCAGACAAAAGAGTGGCATCTCCCTCCGGTACGCCTCCTGCAGGCACAACCTCACCTTCCCCCACACCTCCTGCCACACCTGCCCGCCGCGGAGATTTCACACGAGGGGAGTACGCACTGCGGCAACAACTCAGACTCATGGATGACTTGGACAAAATGTTTCGACAGAAATCAACCAATCACGGACGGTCTTCCACTAAGAAAACCCGCTCGCGGCCTCGCAGCATGACCAGGGAGGAGACACAGCTGTCTCTGAGTCCAGCCAAAGGAAAAACTG GCTCTAAATTGACCAAAGTCTACTCTCACTCCTCCCTCAATCTGGCAGCCACGGATGAGCCAGGAAACAAATGTACCGACCCCACAAAGAAGCCCAGCAG CCGTCCTGGTTCGCCTGCAGGAGGTGTGCCACCAAGTAGACTGGCAAATCAGAATGGAGATAAAGAATGGGAGACTGGTTCCAATGGTACCTCACCTGCCCCAGAATACACTG GTCCGAAGCTCTTcaaagaaccgagcttcaagTCCAACAAATTCATCATTCACAACGCTCTGTCTCGCTGCTGCCTTGCTGGAAAGGTCAAcgaaacacaaaaaaacaagatcGTTGAG gagatggagaagagtCCCGCCAACcacttcctcatcctcttccgTGATTCCAGCTGCCAGTTCAGGGGCGTTTACACCATGAACTCTGACTCCCAGGAACTTGTACGATTGGCTGGCGTGGGCCCGCGGGCAATTAGCTCCACCCAGGTGGAGTCCATCTACAAATACAGTTCAGACAGGAAGCAGTTCAGTGCCATCCCCTCTAAAACCGTGGGCATGAGTGTGGACGCCTTCACCATCCCCAGCCATCTTTggcatggaggaggagcagcagcgggaggaggaagcaggagagcAAGCATTACGAAGAAGGCAGTCATTTCCAAGTGA